A portion of the Pseudorasbora parva isolate DD20220531a chromosome 1, ASM2467924v1, whole genome shotgun sequence genome contains these proteins:
- the mtmr10 gene encoding myotubularin-related protein 10, which translates to MFSGKQTKPTFKSYLPPLQTDSKKSPQLPIKKLEAKLLPGEIVVNEANFVKKCIGTENCQDDLWGKLVCTNFKVSFITHNSLPQQRFQCTHRLLGEHDIPLACVEQVVTVNDVKGKQKILGSNQKLKFNPTELILYCKDFRIIRFRFDEAGPESAKKVCLAIAHYSHPADPQLLFGFEYVGKRYHGSTGETVNGVDPGRGLQTPLFDCSSDWDREIKRTGASEWRVCTINQGYFISPSLPEFFVVPVSLADQDLKQYACCFYSQRIPLWCWNHSSGSALVRMSNISDPLQQRKVEQRISSAIIKSHPLRSDVFKSDLDKNLPNIQDIQAALLKLRQICVIEPFEESEEKWLSSLDSSRWMEYVRTFLQHAVDVVYMLESRHVSVILLEKEDRDLSCVISCLVQLMCDPHCRSLHGFQGLIQKEWVMAGHRFLDRCNHLKKNDKEESPVFLLFLDCVWQLWNQYPAAFEFTEVYLTVLGDSMWVPVFCTFLFNCPRQRAEHSRDFASSKSIHLGQDQALRFPSVWDWSQQFSLKDQTLFNNPLYVGKIANCVQNGSVKTFTHRRSKKNYSSTLRGLPSALRNGSLGPTDTLTRRNSLMLRLRSDLSQVREHQETPAERFIRDWFSHPADLQGLLLPQLLPSHLSIWKLYFLRWVPEAQIPQGGPITAFHKLSLLTDEIEMLQNQLRQYKGAGYIPNNPHTEHSKMYFKATSTPHQSPAPPEYLSSSFPFSPMGNLCRPGILGTPLSKFLSGAKIWLSTETLANETI; encoded by the exons ATGTTCTCCGGTAAACAAACGAAGCCTACTTTTAAGTCTTATCTTCCTCCACTTCAG ACTGATTCAAAGAAAAGTCCTCAACTGCCCATCAAGAAACTAGAAGCAAAACTTCTACCAG GTGAAATAGTTGTGAATGAGGCAAACTTTGTAAAGAAATGCATCGGCACAGAAAACTGTCAGGATGACCTCTGGGGAAAACTTGTGTGTACCAATTTCAAGGTTTCCTTCATTACCCATAATTCCTTGCCACAACAG AGATTCCAGTGCACCCACCGCCTCCTGGGCGAGCATGATATCCCGCTGGCTTGCGTGGAGCAGGTAGTGACAG tGAATGATGTTAAGGGGAAGCAGAAGATTCTAGGATCCAATCAGAAGCTGAAATTTAACCCTACAGAGCTTATCCTCTACTGCAAAGACTTCCGCATCATCCGATTCCGCTTTGATGAAGCTGGACCCGAGAGTGCTAAAAAg GTTTGCCTGGCCATCGCTCATTACTCCCACCCTGCTGACCCACAGCTACTCTTTGGCTTTGAATACGTCGGGAAGCGATACCATGGATCAACGG GTGAGACGGTAAATGGTGTTGACCCTGGCAGGGGGTTGCAGACCCCCCTGTTTGACTGCTCATCAGACTGGGACAGAGAAATCAAGCGTACCGGCGCCTCGGAATGGAGGGTTTGCACCATAAATCAAGGCTATTTCATCTCGCCCag TCTCCCAGAGTTCTTTGTGGTTCCGGTATCTCTAGCAGATCAGGATCTGAAGCAGTACGCCTGCTGCTTTTACTCCCAGCGCATCCCG TTATGGTGCTGGAATCACTCCAGTGGGAGCGCTCTGGTCCGCATGTCTAACATCAGTGACCCACTGCAGCAAAGGAAGGTGGAGCAGCG GATTTCCAGTGCCATCATTAAAAGTCACCCCCTGCGCAGTGATGTGTTCAAGTCGGATTTGGACAAAAACCTCCCAAACATCCAGGATATTCAGGCTGCTCTTCTGAAACTGAGGCAGATCTGTGTTATAG AGCCCTTTGAGGAGTCTGAAGAGAAGTGGCTGTCATCCTTAGATAGCTCAAGATGGATGGAGTATGTCAG GACATTTCTGCAGCATGCAGTAGACGTAGTCTATATGCTGGAAAGCAGACATGTGTCTGTCATACTCCTAG AGAAGGAGGATCGGGACCTGAGTTGTGTGATTTCCTGTCTAGTGCAGCTGATGTGTGATCCTCACTGCAGGAGTCTGCATGGCTTCCAGGGTCTGATTCAGAAGGAATGGGTGATGGCTGGGCATCGGTTCCTGGACCGCTGCAACCATCTGAAAAAGAATGATAAAGAGGAG TCGCCTGTGTTCCTGCTGTTCCTGGACTGTGTGTGGCAGCTGTGGAATCAGTACCCAGCAGCGTTTGAGTTCACTGAGGTGTACCTGACAGTGCTGGGGGACAGTATGTGGGTGCCTGTTTTCTGCACCTTCCTCTTCAACTGCCCTCGGCAAAGAGCAGAGCACAGCAGG GATTTTGCGAGCAGTAAGAGTATTCACCTGGGGCAGGACCAGGCTCTGCGCTTTCCTTCAGTGTGGGACTGGTCCCAACAATTTAGTCTTAAAGACCAGACTCTTTTTAATAATCCCCTGTATGTGGGCAAGATCGCCAACTGTGTGCAAAATGGCTCAGTGAAGACATTCACACACCGGCGCAGCAAG AAAAACTACAGTTCCACGTTGAGGGGTCTGCCCTCCGCCTTGCGAAATGGATCGCTTGGACCGACCGACACCCTGACACGCCGGAACTCCCTCATGCTGCGTCTCCGTTCTGATTTGTCTCAGGTGCGAGAGCACCAGGAAACTCCAGCGGAGCGCTTCATTCGGGACTGGTTCTCTCATCCTGCTGACCTGCAGGGGCTGCTTCTGCCCCAGCTCCTCCCATCTCATCTCTCTATCTGGAAGCTCTACTTCCTCCGCTGGGTTCCCGAGGCACAGATCCCCCAGGGTGGCCCCATCACCGCCTTCCACAAGCTCTCATTGCTCACAGATGAGATTGAAATGCTCCAAAACCAGTTGAGGCAGTACAAAGGAGCAGGCTATATTCCCAACAATCCACACACCGAACACAGCAAAATGTACTTTAAGGCGACTTCGACTCCTCACCAGTCCCCTGCTCCTCCAGAGTACCTCAGCTCCTCGTTCCCCTTCTCTCCTATGGGGAACCTGTGCCGCCCTGGCATTCTGGGGACTCCTCTTAGCAAGTTCCTCAGCGGAGCCAAGATCTGGCTCTCTACGGAGACACTGGCTAATGAGACAATTTGA